The following are from one region of the Planctomycetota bacterium genome:
- the tig gene encoding trigger factor, whose translation MQTEIKEVGPCKLSVKVGIPKETIKKKLDEKYKDFIENTVIPGFRKGHAPQGLVERKFGKAIREDTKMEIISESYSTILKEKNLTPAVEPVIDTEKLTLDEKTELSFEFTMEIAPTINLEKAKYKGVHAKKVKVEVTDKDIKDALEKLQHSSREYVPTEKDVKMKEGDVVIIDQEMLSEGKTVEKRENVELIYGPEINVFGKPSKEIMGALSGMKLNDTKEISLAVPADFQKKDLSGKPVTLKITLKDHKMMKLPEVTDSWAKEMGLESLDALKKELEKGIRAEKERLADRKTEEEIIEEIYKSMDFALPETLVERGAEYMQKRQAMLMAYQGMPEHEVKEHIEKNKTANRETVIKDLKIHYIIEHIAKQEKIFVTENDMKERINEIAARNRKWPNEVQAYYEKNDMMGQLRNELREEKVRKFLRESAKLTD comes from the coding sequence ATGCAGACAGAAATTAAAGAAGTGGGCCCGTGCAAATTATCAGTAAAGGTCGGAATCCCGAAGGAAACTATCAAGAAAAAGCTTGATGAGAAATATAAGGACTTCATCGAGAATACGGTTATCCCCGGTTTTCGCAAAGGGCACGCCCCGCAAGGTCTGGTCGAACGCAAGTTCGGCAAGGCCATCAGGGAAGACACAAAAATGGAAATCATCAGTGAATCATACAGCACCATCCTTAAGGAAAAAAACCTCACCCCGGCGGTCGAACCGGTTATCGACACTGAAAAGCTGACGCTTGACGAAAAAACCGAACTTTCTTTTGAGTTTACCATGGAAATTGCTCCTACCATCAATCTTGAAAAGGCAAAGTATAAAGGTGTGCACGCCAAAAAGGTAAAAGTCGAGGTTACCGACAAGGATATTAAAGACGCCTTGGAAAAGCTGCAGCATTCAAGCCGCGAATACGTCCCGACAGAAAAGGACGTGAAAATGAAAGAAGGCGATGTAGTCATCATCGATCAGGAAATGCTTTCCGAAGGGAAAACGGTTGAAAAACGGGAAAACGTCGAACTGATTTACGGCCCTGAAATAAACGTTTTCGGCAAGCCATCCAAGGAAATCATGGGGGCCTTAAGCGGTATGAAGCTTAATGATACCAAAGAAATCAGCCTGGCTGTCCCTGCAGATTTCCAGAAAAAGGATCTGTCCGGAAAACCCGTTACGCTAAAAATAACTCTCAAAGACCACAAAATGATGAAGCTTCCTGAAGTCACCGATTCTTGGGCAAAGGAAATGGGGTTGGAATCCTTGGATGCCTTGAAAAAAGAACTGGAAAAAGGCATCCGGGCGGAAAAAGAACGCCTGGCTGACCGTAAAACAGAAGAAGAAATAATCGAGGAAATCTATAAATCAATGGATTTTGCCTTGCCGGAAACACTTGTTGAGCGCGGCGCTGAATATATGCAAAAACGCCAGGCAATGCTCATGGCATACCAGGGCATGCCGGAACATGAAGTGAAAGAGCATATTGAAAAGAATAAAACGGCAAACCGAGAAACGGTTATTAAGGATTTAAAGATACACTACATTATTGAACATATTGCAAAGCAGGAAAAAATATTCGTTACGGAAAATGACATGAAAGAGCGGATCAATGAAATCGCCGCCCGCAACCGTAAATGGCCCAACGAAGTCCAGGCTTACTATGAAAAGAACGATATGATGGGGCAGTTAAGGAATGAGTTACGCGAGGAAAAAGTAAGAAAGTTCTTAAGAGAAAGCGCTAAATTAACCGATTAA
- a CDS encoding response regulator transcription factor, whose protein sequence is MMNILVVDPNGDYGSLVKGVLMSKHFGVSVSMELSEAQDKINTGLFDIICVDTDAPKVTGFINEANGLVPEAPIITLSEKEDTMKKVFRNITKPISLADLIKAVRESTTRLDGIKCASAHKGLVLPVELAAGKEQIKCKVTELGFKGALVEPVDAAAEPLKQFARFFTQKLKNFTTSLLNKEQTILKVTAKLAYTEQSPDLNIRRAGLVFQSISADEKKILEGLLANAA, encoded by the coding sequence ATGATGAATATTTTAGTGGTAGACCCGAACGGCGATTACGGCAGCCTCGTTAAAGGTGTATTGATGAGCAAGCATTTCGGAGTATCGGTATCAATGGAATTGTCAGAAGCACAGGATAAAATAAATACCGGACTCTTTGATATTATCTGCGTTGATACAGATGCTCCCAAAGTGACTGGTTTTATAAACGAAGCGAACGGGTTGGTGCCGGAGGCGCCGATTATCACTCTTTCCGAAAAAGAAGACACGATGAAAAAAGTATTTCGTAATATTACAAAACCGATAAGTTTAGCCGATTTGATAAAAGCAGTCAGAGAAAGCACGACACGGTTAGACGGGATAAAATGTGCATCGGCACATAAAGGTTTGGTGTTACCGGTCGAACTTGCCGCAGGCAAAGAACAAATAAAGTGCAAAGTTACCGAATTAGGCTTTAAAGGGGCATTGGTCGAACCGGTGGACGCCGCCGCAGAACCGCTCAAACAGTTTGCCCGGTTCTTCACCCAGAAACTGAAGAATTTCACGACCTCGCTATTGAATAAAGAGCAGACTATTTTAAAGGTAACGGCCAAGCTGGCTTATACCGAGCAATCGCCTGATTTGAACATACGCCGGGCCGGGTTGGTTTTCCAGTCAATCAGCGCGGATGAAAAGAAAATACTGGAAGGCTTACTGGCTAACGCTGCGTAA
- a CDS encoding histidine--tRNA ligase — MKDKAYSTPRGTADILPDEIPYWRFVEETARAVFERYGYKEIRTPIFEETRLFNRSIGNATDIVSKEMYNVSATGSDENESFSLRPEFTASVVRSYIEHSMEKTQAFRKLYSIGPAFRHERPQKGRLRQFHQLNVEAIGSTDPALDAEIIQMNAQLFGELGLNKHEVRLNSLGCAKCRVIYTSMLRKHLEPAKQGLCPNCRTRFDVNILRVFDCKNPKCREIIKGFSVSENMCDECKTRFKTVQSYLNASNVQYRLDSALVRGLDYYTGTVYEITYPTLGAQDALGGGGRYDNLISSLGGQNLGAMGCALGIERIIIALKSENTVPSDKNIKLPDLTAFIALADASLKETALKLLADLRKAKISADTDYESRSLNSQMRMASKLNVKYVIFIGTSKSADLANVKEMHTGKETQVKLTDLTGYFK; from the coding sequence ATGAAAGATAAAGCATATTCAACCCCGAGGGGCACTGCTGACATTTTGCCGGATGAGATTCCATACTGGCGTTTTGTGGAGGAAACCGCCCGCGCCGTATTCGAAAGATACGGTTATAAAGAAATCCGCACGCCGATATTTGAGGAAACGCGCCTATTCAACCGCTCAATAGGTAATGCCACTGATATCGTTTCCAAAGAAATGTATAATGTTTCCGCAACCGGCTCGGATGAGAATGAATCCTTCTCGTTAAGGCCTGAATTCACGGCATCAGTTGTCCGTTCATATATCGAACACAGCATGGAGAAAACTCAAGCCTTCCGCAAGCTTTATTCCATCGGTCCCGCTTTCCGGCACGAGCGCCCGCAAAAAGGCCGCTTAAGGCAGTTTCACCAATTAAACGTAGAAGCTATCGGTTCAACCGACCCTGCGCTGGATGCCGAGATTATCCAAATGAATGCCCAGTTGTTTGGGGAATTAGGGCTGAATAAGCATGAAGTAAGGCTTAACTCGCTGGGCTGTGCCAAATGCCGGGTAATATATACTTCAATGTTGCGCAAACATTTGGAACCTGCAAAACAAGGACTTTGCCCAAACTGCCGAACGCGCTTTGATGTGAATATTCTGCGGGTGTTTGATTGCAAAAATCCGAAGTGCCGTGAAATAATTAAAGGTTTTAGCGTTAGCGAGAATATGTGCGATGAATGCAAGACCCGCTTTAAAACAGTGCAGAGCTACTTGAATGCGTCTAACGTGCAATATAGGCTTGATTCGGCTTTAGTCCGCGGCCTTGATTATTACACCGGAACCGTCTATGAAATAACCTACCCGACATTAGGGGCACAGGATGCGCTCGGCGGGGGAGGGCGTTATGATAACCTTATCTCGTCCCTAGGCGGGCAAAATTTAGGCGCTATGGGCTGCGCCTTGGGAATAGAGCGGATAATCATCGCGTTAAAGTCAGAGAATACGGTTCCGTCGGATAAAAACATTAAATTGCCCGACCTAACAGCCTTTATAGCTCTTGCAGATGCTTCCCTCAAAGAAACCGCGTTAAAATTACTGGCGGATTTACGCAAGGCGAAAATTAGCGCGGATACGGATTATGAAAGCCGCAGTTTGAATTCACAGATGAGGATGGCTTCAAAACTTAATGTTAAATATGTCATTTTTATCGGGACAAGTAAATCTGCCGATTTAGCTAACGTAAAAGAGATGCACACCGGCAAAGAAACGCAAGTAAAACTAACGGATTTAACCGGGTATTTTAAATAG
- a CDS encoding magnesium transporter translates to MITGQQYFLFLTNLLGKKLYREKSRKFVGKIVDIIAHSKEIYPEVNKLITKRGLFHDKGVVLWEDILPFELPVTKLWVKEETIVNPVNIANGKDLMLKDTFLDKQIVDVSGCKVVRVNDLHLLKEQNKIWVVHMDIGFRALSRRLGWEKRLDGIMEWIFSYKLPEQFVSWKHVQQLPGSSDHFGLAPIQLKSTSQRLNELHPADLADILQDLDRYERLAMFRSLDIKTAAEVLVELPIERQRRIIENLDREKRANLIALMLPDKAADLLSHLPPKRREEMLKPLPANVSDSIKKLMVHPDQTAGSLMTDKFIALPPEMTVEQSFAKIKELAPNVQALYYAYVVDANQVLLGVVTLRRLLSAAPTAKLSEIMNTRAVKIKPNASEQKAAKLFLKYSFGAIPVVDNQNKLLGIIMFKDAVDRVVSAVVESRK, encoded by the coding sequence ATGATTACCGGACAGCAGTATTTTTTATTTTTAACGAATTTGCTCGGCAAGAAATTATATCGTGAAAAAAGCCGCAAATTCGTCGGCAAAATCGTAGATATAATTGCCCATTCCAAAGAAATATATCCGGAAGTAAATAAATTAATCACCAAACGTGGGCTATTCCATGATAAAGGAGTGGTTTTATGGGAGGATATCTTGCCATTTGAGTTGCCGGTCACAAAACTCTGGGTTAAAGAAGAAACAATCGTTAATCCCGTAAACATCGCTAACGGCAAAGACTTAATGTTAAAGGATACTTTTTTGGACAAGCAAATCGTTGATGTTTCCGGCTGCAAGGTTGTGCGCGTCAATGACCTGCATTTGCTTAAGGAACAAAATAAGATTTGGGTCGTTCACATGGATATAGGTTTCAGGGCTCTGTCCAGAAGATTGGGATGGGAAAAACGGCTTGATGGCATCATGGAATGGATTTTTTCGTATAAGTTGCCGGAGCAGTTTGTGTCGTGGAAACATGTTCAGCAATTACCTGGTAGCAGCGATCACTTTGGATTGGCACCCATACAGTTAAAATCGACCAGCCAGCGTTTGAATGAATTACATCCGGCTGATCTGGCCGATATCCTGCAGGATTTAGACCGGTATGAACGACTGGCAATGTTCCGTTCCCTGGATATAAAAACTGCCGCCGAAGTCCTGGTGGAGCTGCCCATAGAACGGCAACGAAGGATAATTGAAAATCTTGACCGGGAAAAACGGGCTAACTTAATAGCTTTAATGCTGCCGGATAAAGCGGCCGATTTGCTATCGCACTTGCCGCCGAAAAGGCGGGAGGAAATGCTAAAACCGCTGCCCGCGAATGTTTCCGATTCCATCAAGAAATTGATGGTGCACCCCGACCAAACCGCCGGTTCGCTGATGACGGACAAATTCATCGCTTTGCCGCCGGAAATGACTGTGGAACAGTCATTCGCTAAAATCAAGGAGCTTGCTCCTAATGTGCAGGCTTTATATTATGCCTATGTCGTGGATGCCAATCAGGTATTATTAGGGGTGGTTACTTTGCGCCGCCTGTTGTCAGCCGCACCCACGGCTAAACTGAGCGAGATAATGAACACTCGAGCAGTCAAGATTAAACCGAATGCTTCGGAACAGAAAGCCGCTAAATTATTCCTTAAGTATAGTTTTGGAGCGATTCCGGTTGTCGATAACCAGAATAAGCTTTTGGGCATCATCATGTTTAAGGATGCCGTGGACAGGGTGGTATCGGCTGTGGTTGAATCGCGCAAATAA
- a CDS encoding permease, with amino-acid sequence MLVPTIIMGILALAFFFTAYFKGGNKHMTGITLSAKMLLEIAPLLICAFIVAGMVQVLIPKELMLKWVGAESGFRGILVGTVSGGFMVGGPYVSLPLAAGLMKAGAGTATMVAFITSWSLWAVSRMPMEIGILGWKFTMIRLACTFFFPPIAGLIAMVFFTDKL; translated from the coding sequence ATGTTAGTTCCGACTATTATTATGGGTATATTAGCGCTCGCCTTTTTCTTTACGGCATATTTCAAGGGGGGAAACAAGCATATGACTGGTATAACGTTATCCGCTAAGATGCTGCTTGAAATTGCTCCACTACTGATATGCGCGTTCATCGTTGCCGGAATGGTTCAGGTGCTTATCCCAAAAGAGCTTATGCTTAAATGGGTTGGCGCAGAATCCGGTTTTCGCGGAATCTTGGTTGGGACTGTTTCGGGCGGTTTTATGGTCGGCGGCCCTTACGTAAGCCTCCCCTTGGCTGCCGGATTAATGAAAGCCGGGGCCGGAACCGCCACCATGGTCGCTTTTATTACATCATGGTCTTTATGGGCGGTAAGCCGGATGCCGATGGAAATAGGCATACTGGGATGGAAATTCACCATGATACGGCTGGCTTGCACTTTTTTCTTCCCTCCGATTGCCGGTTTAATCGCGATGGTGTTTTTTACGGATAAATTATGA
- a CDS encoding DNA recombination protein RmuC, translated as MTTEIFIGIGIGLALSFLITLIYSKGKEKKLAEQMKETFQSVSMDVLSKNTENFLKVANETLSKQSQLGEKELEGKKRLIDQTLGAMNESLKSDMEKVQTIIGQFEKDRIQKFGELSSQLKLTADQTCRLQETTNRLHTALASTKARGQWGERMAEDVLRLAGFIEGINYQKQKTMATINTRPDYTFLLPQGLKVNMDVKFPLDNYFQYLESESKSDKESYKEQFLRDVRKRIKEVTSRDYINQAENTLDFAIVFIPNEQVYAFINENDRALLDEAIKDKIIICSPLTLYAILAVIRQSVDNFNMEKTASRIIELLNTFAKQWDNFIKSFDRMGKKIKDAQEEFDALSTTRRNQLEKPLRLISELRQEKLIGNAKLISDNDVASENKDETND; from the coding sequence ATGACAACCGAAATATTTATCGGAATAGGGATCGGGCTGGCGCTAAGCTTTCTCATAACTTTGATATACTCAAAAGGCAAAGAGAAAAAGCTTGCGGAACAAATGAAAGAAACCTTCCAGTCTGTTTCTATGGATGTATTGTCCAAGAATACCGAGAATTTCCTGAAAGTGGCCAATGAAACATTGTCCAAGCAGAGCCAGCTTGGGGAAAAGGAATTGGAAGGGAAGAAACGACTGATTGACCAGACGCTTGGCGCCATGAATGAAAGCCTCAAAAGCGACATGGAAAAGGTCCAAACAATAATAGGGCAGTTTGAAAAGGACCGTATCCAGAAGTTCGGCGAGCTTTCGAGCCAGCTTAAACTTACCGCCGACCAAACGTGCCGTTTGCAGGAAACCACTAACCGTTTGCACACCGCGTTGGCAAGCACAAAGGCACGTGGGCAATGGGGCGAAAGGATGGCGGAGGATGTCCTGCGCCTGGCCGGTTTTATCGAAGGGATCAATTACCAGAAACAAAAAACCATGGCGACGATTAACACCCGCCCGGATTATACGTTTCTTTTGCCGCAGGGATTAAAAGTAAATATGGACGTGAAATTCCCGCTGGATAATTATTTCCAGTATCTCGAATCGGAAAGCAAATCTGATAAAGAAAGCTACAAGGAACAATTCCTTCGTGATGTCAGGAAAAGAATAAAAGAAGTGACGAGCCGCGACTATATAAACCAGGCGGAAAACACCCTTGATTTTGCAATAGTATTTATCCCAAACGAACAGGTTTACGCGTTCATCAATGAAAACGACCGCGCTTTATTGGACGAGGCAATCAAGGATAAGATAATTATTTGTTCGCCTTTGACGCTTTATGCGATATTAGCGGTCATCAGGCAGTCTGTGGATAATTTCAATATGGAAAAAACCGCATCGCGGATCATCGAGCTATTGAATACGTTTGCGAAACAATGGGATAATTTCATCAAATCGTTTGATAGGATGGGCAAGAAAATCAAGGATGCCCAGGAAGAATTTGACGCGCTTTCAACAACCAGGCGGAACCAGCTGGAAAAACCATTAAGGCTGATTAGCGAATTGCGCCAGGAAAAACTTATCGGCAATGCTAAACTAATTAGCGATAATGATGTTGCATCGGAAAACAAGGATGAAACGAATGATTGA
- a CDS encoding biopolymer transporter ExbD: MARFKGNERNEPKLDMTPMIDVIFQLIIFFMCSIKFKTLEGKLASYLPKDSGINSSIPIDPKMDEIRIKLVYDDSMDMNTKILVKPYGADAVRITGWKALSSDIGARHTALRAQKLEWPFIIDPDSKVPMQAVVSALDACRSAGVEDVRFAAKSPVTDELSGLGTKANKWDK, translated from the coding sequence ATGGCAAGGTTTAAAGGGAATGAGCGGAATGAGCCGAAATTAGACATGACCCCGATGATTGACGTCATCTTCCAGTTGATTATCTTTTTTATGTGCAGCATAAAGTTTAAGACACTGGAGGGAAAACTTGCTTCTTACTTGCCCAAGGATAGCGGGATAAATTCATCCATACCTATTGACCCAAAAATGGATGAGATTCGCATCAAACTGGTTTACGATGACTCCATGGATATGAACACAAAGATTCTGGTTAAGCCATACGGCGCTGATGCGGTCCGGATAACCGGTTGGAAAGCCCTGTCATCCGATATCGGCGCCCGCCATACGGCACTAAGAGCACAAAAGCTTGAATGGCCCTTTATTATCGATCCGGACTCGAAAGTTCCAATGCAGGCAGTGGTCAGCGCGCTTGATGCCTGCCGCAGTGCCGGGGTAGAGGATGTCCGCTTTGCGGCCAAAAGCCCGGTAACCGACGAACTAAGCGGATTGGGGACGAAAGCAAATAAGTGGGATAAATAA
- a CDS encoding biopolymer transporter ExbD: protein MRIKSRQLLEAIGFDMTPMIDCVFQLIVFFMLVTDFANPMSAVELPSAKNAQEDKTPPDERLMVELVHEAPGGVCGNLIYDSSKNLVEPCCEDDHWRIKVERKYITPSQLEAYLIIEGSKFPGRLPPRKNEKIGLSLRPLMIRSDAGAVYQMVEKVFAACARARIYKIEIGARKPPGND from the coding sequence ATGAGGATAAAATCGCGGCAGCTGCTGGAGGCAATCGGTTTTGATATGACCCCGATGATCGATTGCGTTTTCCAGCTCATTGTTTTCTTCATGCTGGTGACGGATTTTGCCAACCCGATGTCGGCGGTCGAACTGCCCAGCGCGAAAAATGCGCAGGAAGACAAAACCCCTCCGGATGAGCGGTTGATGGTCGAGCTCGTTCATGAAGCGCCGGGTGGGGTATGCGGAAACCTTATCTATGATTCAAGTAAAAACCTTGTTGAACCGTGCTGCGAGGACGATCATTGGCGGATAAAAGTTGAGCGTAAGTATATTACGCCATCACAGCTGGAAGCGTATCTTATTATTGAAGGAAGCAAGTTCCCGGGAAGACTGCCTCCGAGAAAGAACGAGAAAATAGGACTTTCGTTGCGACCGCTGATGATCAGGTCGGATGCCGGTGCAGTTTATCAAATGGTGGAAAAGGTTTTTGCCGCCTGTGCCAGGGCGCGTATCTATAAAATTGAAATCGGCGCGAGGAAGCCGCCCGGTAATGATTAA
- a CDS encoding helix-turn-helix domain-containing protein, giving the protein MKLTFAQMLKDEREKKNLSQVELARKAGLTGSYISTLEARRKPPPSDAVIKRITRVLGIDPKALLAVAHLERTPEDIREHLRQLAVSSKAGKNTEWLASILSPFSLAIHPSSQKGVFKRGLHQVQEQAATLPPKPLLPILQNYNEIPITINGKIKAAKWQEVPSDMWKAYRFCFIAPKDDGMYPKIEGGDILIVDPRIIPQSGDLVLISMDKNAYVRKYYFTENKDIQLLTFNPDMPPVSLNKNSRNVIKGVIVQIIRNFKRS; this is encoded by the coding sequence ATGAAGCTGACTTTCGCACAAATGCTTAAAGATGAGCGGGAAAAGAAAAACTTGAGCCAGGTTGAGCTGGCGCGGAAAGCCGGGCTAACCGGGTCGTATATTTCGACCTTGGAAGCACGGCGCAAACCTCCCCCATCCGATGCGGTCATCAAAAGAATCACCCGTGTTCTGGGAATCGACCCGAAGGCTTTATTGGCGGTTGCACACCTGGAAAGGACCCCGGAAGATATCCGCGAACACCTGCGGCAGCTTGCCGTCAGTTCAAAAGCCGGTAAAAACACTGAATGGCTGGCAAGCATCTTGAGCCCGTTTTCGCTGGCAATACATCCATCCTCGCAAAAAGGCGTATTTAAGCGCGGTTTGCATCAAGTGCAGGAACAGGCGGCCACTCTCCCGCCAAAACCGCTTTTACCCATTCTCCAAAATTATAATGAAATACCGATAACGATAAACGGCAAGATCAAGGCAGCTAAGTGGCAGGAGGTTCCTTCGGATATGTGGAAAGCCTACCGTTTTTGCTTTATTGCCCCGAAAGATGATGGAATGTACCCAAAGATAGAAGGCGGGGATATTTTGATTGTCGATCCGAGAATTATCCCCCAAAGCGGTGATTTGGTATTAATAAGCATGGATAAAAATGCTTACGTTCGCAAATATTACTTCACCGAAAATAAGGATATCCAGCTTCTGACATTTAACCCGGATATGCCGCCGGTCAGCCTGAATAAAAACTCCAGAAATGTTATTAAAGGCGTTATCGTCCAGATAATCCGTAATTTTAAGCGTAGTTAA
- a CDS encoding VCBS repeat-containing protein yields the protein MIRRLVLPVIILSLYTGPIGLFAEDDSIGLNRFNITTIPMQSDICSYEFCDFNQDGLNDIFLISTGPRFTGSIYLQKKGGFSDAADFQWQIDGAATALLLGDFMPETGIEIGYLTSDEFWAYYFVPDTESSSQTGMKLACKKILDATPIFIKPERNYLPILQKPVDIDRNGYDDALIPQLDGYRVYFQETPGGKFTSCPVGHPAEKSFYQTSASFIVAKHSLPNILIKDINADGMIDAVMLKGDELNYYLQNESAALSERFTVTASGSSRIKSLENDADPNEFNQVALDFSDINQDKLIDMMISIMKGKIDSLGDVRTQVLVFQGSLQGQDCQSFCYKETPDQVINLKGVVPLARLDDVNEDGNLDLITASFQMDMTSNIQKVLLRYLALTYHIRTYQAKSRKFSSNPDYERSINFPLELIGKGTSYFSHIYFKDFDGDKRPDVLTISSPDKRHGKLNIRLSRKRDKLGSPLMVSFGKDDYLLYRLRIPSGVDVLDFNMDGKNDIILRYSTRIIIMISK from the coding sequence ATGATACGTCGCCTAGTATTACCGGTAATCATTTTATCCCTCTATACGGGCCCTATCGGGCTTTTTGCCGAGGATGATTCAATCGGTTTAAACCGCTTTAACATAACCACCATTCCGATGCAGTCCGATATCTGCAGTTACGAGTTTTGCGATTTTAACCAGGACGGATTGAACGATATTTTCCTCATTTCGACCGGTCCACGATTTACCGGTTCTATTTACCTCCAGAAGAAAGGCGGGTTTTCGGACGCGGCCGACTTCCAGTGGCAAATTGACGGCGCGGCAACCGCTTTACTGCTCGGTGATTTTATGCCTGAAACAGGCATCGAAATCGGTTATTTAACCAGCGACGAGTTTTGGGCTTACTATTTCGTGCCCGATACGGAATCAAGCAGCCAGACGGGAATGAAATTGGCGTGCAAAAAGATTTTGGATGCAACCCCGATTTTCATCAAGCCGGAACGTAATTATTTGCCCATTCTGCAAAAACCGGTTGATATTGACAGGAACGGTTATGACGATGCGCTCATCCCCCAGTTAGACGGATACAGAGTATATTTTCAGGAAACGCCCGGCGGAAAATTCACTTCTTGCCCGGTCGGCCACCCAGCTGAAAAGTCATTTTACCAGACATCAGCGAGTTTTATCGTGGCCAAACATTCATTGCCTAATATTCTTATCAAAGATATAAATGCGGACGGGATGATCGATGCGGTAATGCTAAAAGGAGATGAATTGAATTATTACCTGCAAAACGAAAGCGCTGCCCTATCGGAAAGGTTTACTGTAACCGCCAGCGGAAGTTCACGTATCAAATCCCTTGAAAATGACGCCGACCCGAATGAATTTAACCAGGTAGCCTTGGATTTTTCCGACATAAACCAGGATAAGCTTATTGACATGATGATTTCCATAATGAAAGGCAAGATTGACAGCCTGGGCGACGTTCGCACGCAGGTCCTGGTTTTCCAGGGCAGCCTTCAAGGCCAAGACTGCCAATCATTCTGTTACAAAGAAACTCCGGATCAGGTCATTAACCTCAAAGGGGTAGTCCCGCTGGCCCGTTTGGATGACGTAAATGAAGACGGCAATCTCGATTTGATTACCGCATCATTCCAGATGGATATGACCTCAAATATCCAGAAAGTTTTATTGCGTTACTTAGCGCTGACTTATCATATCAGGACTTATCAGGCAAAATCACGCAAGTTTTCATCAAACCCGGATTACGAACGTTCAATTAATTTCCCGCTTGAATTAATCGGCAAAGGCACTTCATATTTCTCCCACATTTATTTCAAGGATTTTGACGGGGATAAACGGCCGGATGTCCTGACGATTTCCAGCCCGGACAAAAGGCACGGCAAGCTGAATATCCGCCTGTCCAGAAAGCGCGATAAACTTGGAAGCCCGCTTA